The Medicago truncatula cultivar Jemalong A17 chromosome 7, MtrunA17r5.0-ANR, whole genome shotgun sequence genome includes the window AGATTGAGCTCAAAACATGCATGTTTAGTCCTTTAGCTTTTCCTGGTGCTTATACTCATTATTATCTCAAAATGCAAAATGTTTATGTTCCACTTCTGCATCTAGAGTTACTGGGAGGAGCTAGTAGCCTCAGATTATTCAACAGTAATTAGTTCCTAATCACTAATGAATATTATCACCATATCTACTACTTCTAAGTAGCCTTTCTTGTTtcgtgtgtatatatatatagaaaaatgtaCATCATTTTATCAGAAAATAAAATCTGAGAGGCACCAAAGAAAAGTAAAAAGGAGTTCATCTCAAATTTATCTATAAATATAGATGGAATATTAGAAGAACAGGGTTTATGAATTTATACATAGATCAAAAAAATCTTGTACATCAAATTCGAATTGAAACCACACTAAGTATCAGAGATTTTCTTTGACTGAATCTCACCAATATAAACTGTAGTCACCGTAGCATAACTTGAAAATCTTCCTCAAGCCCAGCTTCTTTAAAACAGTGGCCACTCAAACAAGTTTCGAATATTGAAGATTTTGCCTACATCTGATACTGCTTATGGAAGTTGTTTGCTAGTGCAGCATTTTGCTGGTCAAATTCATCTCATTTTGCCACTGGAAGCTCAATGTTCGTTGCAGAATGAATGATGCTATTGTCAAGGACTGACGACTGTTTGATCTTGAAACACTTCAACAACTTGTTTGCACACCAAACGGCAGCCACTACTGAATATTCGCAATGAATGGCAACAATAACATTTCAATGAAAATTCAACGCCATCCCAATAATCATCTTGGAGAATCTTGTCGCGGAATTGTTCAATGGACAAGTAGAGAATATAAAGGTGAGGATAACATGGATCCATAGGAGGTAATCTCCTGGTGCTGATCAAGATCAGCTGCTTACCATTAGgtgaaaacaaataacaatcaatCTCATGATTGCACAGTTCAGGTGGGAAGGTATAACTCACTAGCTGGAAACACAATGCAAATCCTACCCATTCATCTTGCGGCAAATTATTAGGGATATGTACTTTAGCCCAGGAAACAGATCCTTGAGAAACACACCAAGATGGAATTTCATCCCCTGGGAATGGGATAAGCATGTCAAATCTGGTCGCGGGTAGACAGCGTCCCTGCAGCACATAATTGTGTGAAGTTGAATAAGTAACAAGATATAGGAGATTATGTCATACACCCAAAGGCTGAAACTTTTACAGCCAAGTTAATTTTACAGCTCATATTCTATTTGCGGCCGTGTTACACATTGATTAACTTAATGTATCACCATGAAAGTAGTTCAATAATTTACAGTTACAGATAAATCAAATGGATACATACCTTCATAAAGCTCTCTATTGGATCAAATTTACGAGTTTCCAATGAATCACAATTGCTTGCATCCAATTGCATTATTCTTGATGGAAGCTCTGGCAACAATTGAAGCTGTTCGCACCAATTTAGACAAAGAAATCTCAGTCTTGAAAGTTTAGAAATGCTGCTTGGTATGATAACAAAATTGTTACCAGTTAGATCCAAAGACTTCAAAGATGATAGGTGGTGAAAATAATTCGGGATCGATTCTTCAGAAAGATTACAATAACTTAGGTTTAAATATTTCAAAGAATGTAAGCTCAGGAAAGAAGTTGGTAATCTGAATCCAGTGGAAGCTGATTGACCCCCAAACATCCAATTGAAGGGAAACCAGTTCGTTGACATTGCCGGTGGCCCTTGGCAACCAGCAAATGATAATACTTTAAGATTATCTAGATAGAAAATGAAGGAAGGTAGTTCATCAATAGCAGTATCATTGGCATGAAGTTCCTTCAAACACTGTATTTCCTTTAATCCATCTGGCAATCTACAAAGTCTTGAACATCCAGAAATGTTCAAAATTATGAGGGAATTCAATCCATGAATGGTATCCGGAAGGCAAACAAGACTTTTGCAGTCCTTTAAGTTCAAATTAGTAAGTCCAACTAGGCTTCCAAGTGATAAGGGCAGTTTTCTTATATCTGTTCCTTTTAAAGCAAGGATTGataaattttccattttttcccCAAACTCTGGAAGGAATTTAAATTCACTGCAGCCTGACAGAATTAACTTCTTCAGGGAACTCATCTCCAACTTCCCGGGAAGCGATTTTAGACTTTTGCAGTTTTTTAAACTCACTACAACAACTTTCTTGTGGTGTACAAGGGATAGATGAACCTCAGTTAGGATTGAGCAGCCTTTAAGAATCAATTTTTCAAGATTTGGAACCCCGGAAAAATCTGGCAATCTCTTTAGGTTCTTGGAAAATTTCAAATTCAGATACTTCAGCTTTTCCATAAACTGctcaaaattgtaaaatatgaaAAGATTATCAGCATCAAATGTCACAGTGATAAAACTTTATAGATCTCTTTGTAAAAGGACCTTACATATACTCCGTGCCAAAGTTTTTCGATTTTGCTATGAGATAATTTAATGTCAACAACTTCATCCAGCTGATTTGTTTGCGCTAGAGTCTTAAGAGGACATCCTCTCCACCGAAGAACTTTCAGCGAACAAGGAAGGCAGCTGAGGCCAAGGGGAAGTTGCACCTCATTTAAGTTGAGCAATTTTAGCTGACTTGTTTTTGAGAATGCTTCAGTGCTCCAGCGTGCTTCATATGGTTGAAGTAAGTTCAGAACTACACTGCTAATTTTTTCAGTTCCCTACAAAATCATAATCTCTTAGAATGTAAGTGATTCTTATTCAACATAGAATGAGGGGGACACaatcttaaacaaaaaaaaataaattgtaggTATTGCCCTGTGTGTATCTTAAAACCAATTATCCAACAGTGGCAAAAAAAATAGTAAGCACCTTATTTTTTGTCAACACAGAATCGATGTCCTCTTTAGACCATAACCTGCTACATCTGCCAGGATCATTTGGAGATTCCTGAAATACAATATTCCTGCCCATTTCTTGAAGCAAATCATGCATCCCCAATTTATTATTGACCCGATCTAGAGTTATCAAAGATCTGTCAATCAAAACTTGAATTATAATTTTGGGGAAATAACCACAATTTTCTAATATATCTATTACTTTATCTATCTTCATTCCCTTGAAGAAACACGCAATATCAAGAAATACATCCTTCTCCATTGGATCTAAGCTCTCATAACTTATTTCCAGTTTATCTTGGATTTTACGTAGAGGCAcacttcttatttttttaatggcacTATGCCAAAGATCAACATTTCTTCCATAAAGATAGGAACCAAACACCTCAAGTGCCAATGGAAGACCACCAGTATAGTCCACCACTTCTTTGGACAAATCCAAATAGCCTTCTTGTGGTTTATCTCCTTTAAAGGCTTTCAAACAAAAGAGATTAAGAGCTTCATTTTGGAATAACATCCAAACCTCATAAGTTTTATGTACTCCATGTGTCATTAACAAGTGTTTATCTCTCGTTGTGATTATTACTCTACTTCCCGGACCAAACCAGTCTTGCTTCCCAGCCATATTCTCCAACTGGTTTAATTCATTCACATCATCAAGAACAAGTAGAACCTTTTTCCTACGGAAAGagttttgtattgtttttttgCCATCATACAAATTATGAAAATCATTCCTACTTATACTCATATGAGAAAGAAGTTGTCTTTGTAAGTGAACTAAACCATTTGTCTCAGATATCTCTCTAACATTTTCTAGAAAGCAAGTAAGTTGAAATTCACATCGGATTGCTTCATAGACCGCTCTAGCAATAGTTGACTTGCCTATGCCACCCATACCCCATATGCCGATAAAGCGAACGTCATTCAACCCCATACCTATGAGCTTGttcacttcctccacctttgaCTCAATCCCAACAAGGTTCTCTGTACAAGATGACAATTTAGGAACCAGCTTTCTATGTATGTGTTGAGCAATGCTTTCAACTAGTAATGCCTCATGCCTGTTCAGATCAAACAAAAGCAGCCAACAACCAAACCTTAAGcaaataaattgaaacaaactaaaaatataagttCTTATTTTACCTTTTGATCCAAGGTAAAATCTGAAACACATTCAATGTCACACTATGAAGGACCAAGTAAACTCAAAAGTCAAGGCTATTAAATGTAATTTGTAAATGATTATGCCCCGTCAGATGAAATATGAGGTAAAGCAAAACACATGtgtgattttgaatttttaacacAGGTAAACTCATGCAAATGAGTATGCTTGACATTTGATATTAGGAAGAATTGGTCAAGATGAGTAATAAAGAATAGACTCTAAACTGTTAGAATATACAAATACAAGAAGTAACCGTACATTTGTGTGTTTagcaccaaaataattaaataatatgtgAAAACTGAACTTTCCAATCTCTTTAATCAAATGGATCTCATCAATGAACTCCACAACCATGTTTATATAATGATGAGATAACTAACTTACTGGCCCTTGGAATCCCATCCAGAGTAACCAGCAACTTTATTCATTGCATTTCTCCATCTTTCAACCCTATCACTGTTTTGACCAAATTTCTCTAGATGTTTTCTGAAGGCTTCCTCAAAGCTTCCTCTTTGATGCCTTACATCAGACGGATCCACACCATAGAAGACTGGCAAAACATGCAGGTTGTTATTGCTGCTGCACTCCATGATCATTTGAAGCTCATCCAAACACCAAGTGGAAGATGCATAGTCTGGTGAGATAATAGTGATGGCAAACATAGAATCTTTTATTGCATTGATTAGCTTTTCTGAAATGTTTTTCCCTCTCTCAAGGTCTTTGTCATCTCTGAAAGTTGtgatcccttttctttcaaGGGCAGCGCGTAAATGATCAGTGAATCCTTTGCGTGTATCTTCTCCTCGAAAACTCAAAAACACATGGTAGCTGCATAACCGTGTGGTCGAACTTGAACTGCatggagaggaagaagatgctTCACATATAGTGAATGTTGCCATTTGTTCAATAATTGGCACAACCTTCTAGTTTGTACTGTGGTAGCTGTGTTATTTTATGTATGCTGCTTTTAACAGTGACAGTGTTTGAGACAAGATAATGTGTAAATGGTGCACCATATTATTGTGTTTATAGATGAATCAGGAGAATCCCTCGTAAGCTTTGATCGGTTAGTAGGaataatgcatatatgtaaGGTTGAAGTTTAAATGCCggataatacaaaaaaaaaaaatgaatctgGAGACTAATGTTATTGGTACACCATGAACTGTATCTATCACTTGTGTAGTATTGATTAATAAGTAATATTTTGAGTTATCTCTCCACCATATCCAAAGCTTCTTCCTCCTCCCCATGTAGCTTTTTTTCTTTCGGCGTCCGTTGATGAACTTTTAAGTGTGGTAAAAATGTGCCAGaataatgtaaaatataattCGTCTTTATAAAGACTGATTAATTCGTTTTCTTAGAGATTGATTAAtgtctcatatatatattatgtaatttGAGACATTACATATTACATAATAACTCCTACTTTTGTTTCTTTCCAATTGTTAGCtattaagaaaattttgtttcttctttcaaaaaaaatttttgtttctatttatacatcgttttaaaatttaaacgtttttttttaaaacaaatttcacGATTACTCTTTTACCAAcaaatttcatattatatatgaatttttgttgTCAATTATTATACTCTTTCCTTAACAATTAGTTATTTTACACTTGCACAAATGCAAaaagagtaaataaaaaaaaaatggtcaataaagataaatatatatttaagattTGTTTGTAAACACGTGTGGTAATTTAGGGTGACTTAACTCATTTAAATTGTAATTAAGAGAATTAAGAGTGATTTAATTAAAGTTGGATATAACACTTATGTGACTTAAGTAAGTAATGTGAAATGCATTTTTGTCAATTTGTATGGAATGAAACAATTTTGGATGGAAGAAGAGCCATTTTTTAAcacatttcaatcaaaataaatcacctcattcaattttgattttcctTTACCTATTAACCGGTAATACAAGTTGTTGAACAAAACAtctctcaaacaaacaaaaaaaagttgaacaAAATCACCATGGATCCTTCAAGGTTCTCAGCAAATCAGACGGCTCCTTCTCTGTCCATAACTCATCCCCTTCAATGTCTTATTCGCAAGCTCTGGTGGCCGTTTTCAGTTGGATTTAATTTGAAACAAAGTGAAACAGGTAACCggtaaaggaaataaaaaagtgGATTACATGGCTTATTTTGATTGGAGTGTGTTAAAAGAGAATTTTAAAGAGTGTGACTCTAACATTTATCTTTTTAGTAGAATCTCAGTTTCGGTGGGTTGAACAGAGGTATAGGAATTGGAATGTGATATTCTAGGTATGCagaaaattaataaacaatattgatattgattttggAGTAATTAACTAAGTTGAAAACTACAACAACCATCCATCCCTTTCTTTCGTAGTAAAATATCCAAGTATACCTTTAATCAAAACTATGGACAATTGACCTTTCCACCCTCTTTATAGTTAGTGGCCTATTGGTCTTTTAAAAGATCACGTTTTCCTTGGTAAGAGACTGCACTTAATTATCATTCTCCAAAATATGTGATTGTAGTTGGGTGTATACACGATAATAgtataaaatatgtttaattatttaatttagatGGTTGACAGAGACGGTGATGAACTATAAGTTAGCTAGAGCGAAACGAACAAGAGTGAAAAAATCGCAAATTTAAAGAGAGAGAGATCGGTtggttatatataaaaatataaaaaattaagtaaatgtATTTTACTTATCGAGtaaattacattcccctcccctcaaagatgtttgaattacactctcctcccctcttaagttaaaatatacactcccctcccctcttattcaaaatatattagaaaaaatttcatccccctcccctaagagaagcttgaattacatccccctcccctcttatgttaaaatctacactttactccctcaatattcttttttattatttctaataatctagcaaaaaataataatttaacacacttaaaaaaaatattattgcgggtctattttaatataataaaaaattgaatacatattttttgctattttttattcacaatttcattaacatgtagttttaaactctattataaaacatgaaacaacccaaaacaaaattaaaatatgtgaaaaattactaaaatcattaaaacatgattatttaaaagttaattttatactctaatttataaaatcaatagcaatatatttaaatttaattatcatgacatttaaactataaagaaatgaattaatttttcttaaatggtgattcaaaattaatatatatatatatatatatatatatattataagaatatttatttatgttcaaatagattaaagtgtagtgcatatttaattattaagggagaggtttgtaattcaagcatcttataagagaggggagtataaattttaacataaaaaaaatattgagggagtaaagtgtatattttaacttaagaggggaggggagtgtaattcaaacatctttgaagggaggggagtgtaatttactcttacttatatgataaacataaataatttagcctttTATTCTTTAAATCAAATCCAGAGTTATATTCCTATGGGCATTAAAAAACGTTTATCATTTAATGGATCTCAGTAGTTATTCTTAAATGAATTTTAGTTACTTTAGGTGATTAGTCTATCCAATTGTATGTGATGCAAatgaattctaaaaaaaaaagcaatcaaaacaattaaatatgaaattatacaacattttaacaatttcacgcaaattaaaaaatataattaattcaGCATGAGAAagtgaaattttgaattaaattttgaataaccAAACAATTACGTTCAAGTGGTTAAGGAGCTCTACCAATAATTAATTGTTCAGAAGAGTCGAGTATAATTTTTAGGTGGAACAATATTTTGTCAGTTTATATTTACCTTCCGACCAAACTTCagattatcaatttttttttttcttgagaattgaagggtaaaaaaaaaaaaaaatttaaatcatttatAAAAGTGTCATTCATGGATGACATTATGAGgcgatattaatttttttttcaagaatatAGATTACTAATAATTAATAACATGGTATGAAAAGAGTCATTAATGtctttttttgtggtgtctggTTCAAGATCAATGCAACATATGCATGATGACTACGAGGAAGGAGGTTGCATCCATTTGCTCGTTAGATTTTGCTTAAAAATGCATGTTTAATCCTTTAGCTTTTGCTGGTGATTATACTCACTGtctcaaaaattgaaaatgtttgtttcatttCTGCATCCAGTTACTAAGAGGCAGGAGCTAGTAGCCTCGGCTAGCTTATGTGTGAAGTTTTTCATCAAGAGTTCCTGATCAGCAGTGAATATTACCAATTTATCACCATAGCTACTGCTTCTAAGTAGCCTTTCTTGATTCTTATATATAGAAAGATGTACATgattttatcataaaataaaatctgagaGGCaccaaagaaaattaaaaaggagTTCATCTCAAATTTATCTATAAATATAGATGGAATATTAGATGATAACAggatttataaatttatagatAGATTCAAACAATCTTATACATCAAGTATGAATTGAAACCACACTAAGTAACAGAGGTTTTCTTTGACTGAACCTCAAGCCCAGCTTCTTTAAAACAATGGCCACTCAAATAAGTTTCAAATATTGAAGATTTTGCCTGcatctgatactgcttctgtaAGTTGTTGGCTTGTGTAGCATTTTGCTGGTCAAGTTCATCTCATTTCGCCACAGGAAGCTCCATGTTCATCGCAGAATGAATGATGCTATTGTCAAGGACTGACAACCATATGATCTTGAAACACTTTAACATCTTGTTTGCACACCAAACGGCAGCCGCTATTCACTATTTGCAATGATTGACAACAATAACATTTCAATGAAAATTCAACGTCGTCCCAATAATCATCTTCGAGAATTTTGTCGCGGAATTGTTCAATGGACAAGTAGAGAATATAAAGATGAGGATAACAGGGATCCATAGGAGGTAATCTCCTGGTGCTGATCAATTGCTTACCATTAGGcgaaaacaaataacaatcaatCTCATGATTGCACAATTCAGGTGGGACGGCATAACTCACTAATAGGAAACACAATGCAAATCCTACCCATTCATCTTGAGGGAAATTATTAGGGATGTGTACTTTTTCCCAGGAAACGGATCTTTGAGGAACAAACCAAGATGGAATTTCATCCCCTGGGATAAGCATGTCAAATCTTGTTGTGGGGAGACAACGACCCTGCAACACATAATTGTGAAAC containing:
- the LOC11413732 gene encoding TMV resistance protein N — encoded protein: MATFTICEASSSSPCSSSSTTRLCSYHVFLSFRGEDTRKGFTDHLRAALERKGITTFRDDKDLERGKNISEKLINAIKDSMFAITIISPDYASSTWCLDELQMIMECSSNNNLHVLPVFYGVDPSDVRHQRGSFEEAFRKHLEKFGQNSDRVERWRNAMNKVAGYSGWDSKGQHEALLVESIAQHIHRKLVPKLSSCTENLVGIESKVEEVNKLIGMGLNDVRFIGIWGMGGIGKSTIARAVYEAIRCEFQLTCFLENVREISETNGLVHLQRQLLSHMSISRNDFHNLYDGKKTIQNSFRRKKVLLVLDDVNELNQLENMAGKQDWFGPGSRVIITTRDKHLLMTHGVHKTYEVWMLFQNEALNLFCLKAFKGDKPQEGYLDLSKEVVDYTGGLPLALEVFGSYLYGRNVDLWHSAIKKIRSVPLRKIQDKLEISYESLDPMEKDVFLDIACFFKGMKIDKVIDILENCGYFPKIIIQVLIDRSLITLDRVNNKLGMHDLLQEMGRNIVFQESPNDPGRCSRLWSKEDIDSVLTKNKGTEKISSVVLNLLQPYEARWSTEAFSKTSQLKLLNLNEVQLPLGLSCLPCSLKVLRWRGCPLKTLAQTNQLDEVVDIKLSHSKIEKLWHGVYFMEKLKYLNLKFSKNLKRLPDFSGVPNLEKLILKGCSILTEVHLSLVHHKKVVVVSLKNCKSLKSLPGKLEMSSLKKLILSGCSEFKFLPEFGEKMENLSILALKGTDIRKLPLSLGSLVGLTNLNLKDCKSLVCLPDTIHGLNSLIILNISGCSRLCRLPDGLKEIQCLKELHANDTAIDELPSFIFYLDNLKVLSFAGCQGPPAMSTNWFPFNWMFGGQSASTGFRLPTSFLSLHSLKYLNLSYCNLSEESIPNYFHHLSSLKSLDLTGNNFVIIPSSISKLSRLRFLCLNWCEQLQLLPELPSRIMQLDASNCDSLETRKFDPIESFMKGRCLPATRFDMLIPFPGDEIPSWCVSQGSVSWAKVHIPNNLPQDEWVGFALCFQLVSYTFPPELCNHEIDCYLFSPNGKQLILISTRRLPPMDPCYPHLYILYLSIEQFRDKILQDDYWDGVEFSLKCYCCHSLRIFSSGCRLVCKQVVEVFQDQTVVSP